A genome region from Cryptococcus neoformans var. neoformans B-3501A chromosome 8, whole genome shotgun sequence includes the following:
- a CDS encoding hypothetical protein (Match to EST gb|CF183100.1|CF183100; HMMPfam hit to Clathrin, Region in Clathrin and VPS, score: 41.5, E(): 2.4e-09), translating into MSSSSHSSLSPPSKPAFVHDTPEAGPSVQSLRSRTSSLSSTSSSVSRKGKERARVPNGDDLDSELSETESGDENSEEEEDDDEEKEGSQSSERSGHESENKDGPSTKEKSSEDDEEQIEDDDEEDSEESSDEEEEEPALKYSRLKGRIPEILAKDSASTISVSPRSVALGTHNGMVHILSYEGVKINSFRPHAASVTCLRMDESDDFVATSSVEGRVVIHSLSTPESYAFDYKRPMRAVALEPDFAKKKSRAFVCGGMAGNLILQEKGWMGYKEQILHSGEGPIWAIEWRRNLIAWANDLGVKIYDTNTGQRIGYIDRGASAPRAELFKCTLQWKDDQTLLIGWADHIKSVRVRSRPSSQASGNLPPLTVEMTAIYQVDCMISGIAPFGGSYVILAYIAPDRYENEATDDPIEQRRKAANRPELRIIDKGEETNADALSLANYHMYGCNDYSLVKSQKPGEEAFLVISPADVIVVRPRDEADHIEWLVEKERFQEALEAAEEMQKKHGSALDMKGIGLKYMRHLVSKEQFEQAAELAPKILEQDVAAWEKWIDIFVQHQQLPVIIPYIPTQKPRLGRRVYEMVFTHLLINDKQALLKVIASWPTEIYDLTTLVDAIQGELQASHDDPVLLECLGELYLINRLPAKALPYFLRIRKPYVFDLIREHNLFTAVRDQALQLVTFDQERKKAQGKRENQRGEKTDDAEMGSVEGDKSKHGAAIQLLVDHVHSIPIERVVHQLETKPHYLYMYLDALLDKDPQYSLPYSDRMVELYAAYDVDRLMPFLRTSNFYDLEKAYAVCKERDYVPEMVFLLGRMGNNKRALMLLIERLGDVERAIEFAKEQADEDLWEDLLAYSESRPDFIRALLEHVGAEINPIRLISRIRNGMEIPGLKPALVKILQASNLQVSLLEGCQHILNGDCAGLMGQLQKGQTNGLKASFTSTCAVCSKPAFTNSPSLVLIYICRHLVHAECVLPEGVDLPVRQENASVAYLLADEGRMGGRRGAAWKARNLGARLGYAAAVRVRVKQCPVCESKQGH; encoded by the exons ATGTCCTCGAGCAGCCACTCGAGTTTATCACCTCCAAGCAAACCAGCATTTGTCCACGATACCCCCGAAGCTGGCCCCTCCGTCCAATCACTGCGGTCTCGCACTTcgtccctttcctccacctccagcTCAGTCTCTCGGAAGGGCAAAGAGCGCGCCAGAGTACCCAACGGAGATGATTTGGATAGTGAATTGAGCGAAACTGAAAGTGGGGATGAAAATagtgaggaggaggaggacgatgatgaagagaaggaggggagtCAAAGCTCTGAAAGAAGCGGACATGAGTCGGAGAACAAAGATGGGCCGAGTACCAAAGAAAAATCaagtgaagatgatgaagaacaaatcgaagatgacgatgaagaagatagtGAGGAATCGAgtgacgaagaggaggaggaacc AGCACTCAAGTACAGCAGATTAAAAGGTCGGATACCAGAGATCTTAGCCAAAGACTCTGCATCTACCATATCGGTGTCACCAAGATCTGTT GCTCTAGGGACACACAACGGAATGGTTCACATCTTGAGTTATGAAGGCGTCAAAATCAACTCGTTCAGGCCGCATGCAGCGAGTGTGACATGTTTGCGTATGGATGAGAGCGATGACTTTGTTGCAACGTCAAGTGTAGAAG GCCGTGTGGTGATTCATTCTCTCAGCACACCGGAATCTTATGCTTTTGACTACAAGCGTCCCATGCGTGCAGTTGCCCTTGAACCAGATTTTGCCAAAAAGAAGTCTAGGGCATTCGTTTGCGGTGGTATGGCGGGCAACTTGATCCTAcaggagaagggatggatgggGTATAAAGAGCAAATTCTCCATTCTGGAGAGGGACCTATCTGGGCTATTGAATGGAGACGGAACCTCATCGCTTGGGCTAATGATCTT GGAGTGAAGATCTACGATACTAACACCGGCCAACGAATAGGTTACATCGATCGCGGTGCATCTGCGCCTCGTGCCGAGCTCTTTAAATGCACTCTTCAATGGAAAGATGATCAGACACTTCTAATAGGCTGGGCGGATCACATCAAGAGTGTTCGCGTCCGCTCCCGTCCTTCAAGTCAGGCCTCTGGAAACCTTCCTCCCTTGACTGTCGAGATGACGGCCATCTATCAAGTTGATTGCATGATCTCTGGTATCGCGCCTTTCGGAGGCTCATACGTCATACTCGCATACATCGCGCCCGACAGATATGAAAATGAGGCTACCGATGACCCCATTGAACAGCGTCGGAAGGCGGCAAACCGACCGGAATTAAGGATTATCGATAAAGGGGAAGAAACCAATGCTGACGCACTGAGTCTAGCCAATTATCACATGTATGGCTGCAATGACTATTCATTGGTCAAGTCTCAGAAACCTGGAGAGGAAGCATTCTTAGTCATCAGTCCTGCCGATGTCATTGTGGTCAGACCAAGAGATGAGGCTGACCATATCGAATGGCtggtggaaaaggaaagattCCAAGAGGCGTTGGAAGCAGCCGAGGagatgcagaagaagcatGGTAGTGCACTGGACATGAAGGGAATTGGGTTAAAATATATGCGACACCTCGTGAGCAAAG AGCAATTCGAACAAGCTGCAGAGCTTGCACCAAAAATCTTGGAACAGGATGTGGCGGCTTGGGAAAAATGGATAGACATCTTCGTGCAACATCAACAGCTACCT GTCATCATTCCATATATCCCGACACAAAAGCCTAGGCTAGGGAGACGTGTGTACGAGATGGTGTTTACACATCTTTTGATCAACGACAAACAG GCTCTTCTAAAGGTCATCGCATCGTGGCCGACGGAAATCTATGATCTCACAACACTGGTTGACGCCATCCAGGGAGAGCTGCAGGCTTCCCATGACGATCCAGTTTTATTAGAGTGTCTGGGTGAATT ATATCTTATCAACCGCCTTCCTGCCAAAGCTCTCCCGTACTTCCTTCGTATCCGCAAACCCTATGTCTTTGACCTTATTAGAGAACACAATCTTTTCACCGCGGTTCGAGACCAGGCTCTGCAACTGGTTACCTTTGATCAAGAACGAAAGAAAGCCCAGGGCAAAAGGGAGAACCAAAGAGGCGAGAAGACGGATGATGCAGAAATGGGGAGTGTAGAAGGTGACAAGAGCAAACATGGAGCTGCGATTCAGTTACTCGTTGATCATGTCCACTCTATCCCT ATCGAGAGAGTTGTACACCAGCTTGAAACTAAGCCTCATTATTTGTACATGTATCTAGACGCCCTTTTGGATAAAGATCCACAATACTCTTTGCCATACAGCGACAGAATG GTTGAGCTCTATGCTGCGTATGATGTCGACAGACTGATGCCTTTCTTGCGTACAAGTAACTTCTACGACCTCGAGAAG GCCTATGCTGTATGTAAAGAGCGCGATTATGTTCCAGAAATGGTTTTCCTCCTCGGCAGAATGGGTAACAATAAGCGAGCGCTGATGCTTCTTATTGAGCGTCTTGGCGATGTCGAAAGG GCAATTGAGTTTGCAAAAGAACAAGCCGATGAGGATCTTTGGGAAGACTTGTTGGCTTATTCGGAAAGCCGACCAGATTTCATCCGTGCTCTTCTAGAGCACGTTGGCGCAGAGATCAACCCCATCCGACTCATTAGTCGCATCCGCAATGGCATGGAGATCCCTGGACTGAAACCCGCTTTGGTAAAAATCTTGCAAGCATCCAACCTTCAGGTCTCTTTGCTGGAAGGCTGCCAACATATTCTAAATGGAGACTGTGCCGGTCTGATGGGCCAGCTGCAAAAGGGTCAAACTAATGGTCTGAAAGCGTCAT TTACGAGCACCTGTGCGGTGTGTTCAAAACCTGCCTTTACGAACTCACCATCCCTTGTTTTGATTTACATCTGTCGACATCTTGTCCATGCGGAATGTGTGCTTCCTGAAGGGGTAGACCTACCAGTACGGCAAGAAAATGCTTCAGTCGCGTATTTGCTGGCAGATGAGGGCCGTATGGGCGGCCGTAGAGGCGCAGCGTGGAAGGCAAGAAATCTCGGGGCCAGGTTGGGCTATGCAGCGGCGGTGAGGGTCCGAGTCAAGCAATGTCCGGTGTGTGAGAGCAAACAGGGACATTAG
- a CDS encoding hypothetical protein (HMMPfam hit to MRP-L47, Mitochondrial 39-S ribosomal protein L47 (MRP-L47), score: 82.0, E(): 1.5e-21): MSRLPRLSTLTRAFRRMHTDGRQIDHNGPSTPPPHHHPPADPSAHAPLPQPIITDAPPLATPEPRSTKKGKPIFTRAARQVTVHLPSGYPEPTKYPPPPEYYEGLEEKRKEPHPLWQFFHVPVKSQGRPTDVYPSQGFGSLESLAPEDANLHSGRAWTAAELRQKSFKELHTLWYVLLRERNVLATQREERRRLGIGSRVDGVLNAKRGFRCRKSMARIKYVLNERRLGLIAAAGPHLPIDAPHIPWSSSPTTDPAGATAAIRGERPDSKRIAEFEGAGFGGGSRQSESFIEDEDVAEEEVEARDEGFGGGKEAEKFVDEVEVKDGKVEKKE; the protein is encoded by the exons ATGTCCCGTCTCCCCCGTCTCTCCACGCTCACACGGGCTTTCCGCCGTATGCACACAGACGGCCGACAAATCGACCACAATGGCCCATCCACCCCTCCCCCACACCACCATCCCCCCGCCGATCCCTCTGCCCACGctcctctccctcaacCAATCATTACCGACGCTCCCCCTCTTGCTACCCCAGAGCCTCGATCCacaaagaagggaaagccCATATTCACCCGAGCTGCTCGTCAAGTCACCGTTCATTTGCCCAGCGGTTATCCCGAACCAACAAAGtaccctcctcccccaGAGTACTATGAAggtttggaagaaaagcgGAAAGAACCTCACCCGCTCTGGCAATTCTTCCACGTACCCGTAAAGTCGCAAGGAAGGCCAACAGATGTTTACCCGAGTCAGGGGTTTGGTAGTTTGGAATCCCTCGCGCCGGAAGATGCAAACTTGCATAGTG GTCGAGCTTGGACAGCAGCAGAATTGAGACAAAAGAGTTTCAAGGAACTCCACACTTTGTGGTATGTTCTTTTGCGGGAGAGGAATGTGCTTGCTACACAGAGGGAAGAGCGACGGAGGTTGGGTATCGGATCAAGAGTAGATGGTGTCTTGAACGCCAAGCGTGGATTCCGA TGTCGAAAATCAATGGCGAGGATCAAGTACGTTCTCAACGAACGGCGTCTAGGTCTCATCGCCGCTGCCGGCCCTCATCTCCCCATCGACGCACCTCACATCCCCTGGTCATCGTCTCCGACCACCGACCCCGCAGGAGCTACCGCTGCTATCCGAGGCGAACGTCCTGACTCTAAACGTATTGCCGAGTTTGAAGGTGCGGGctttggtggtggtagcaGGCAGTCAGAATCGTTTatcgaggatgaagacgttgcggaggaggaggttgaggctAGGGATGAAGGTTTCGGAGGAGGCAAGGAGGCGGAAAAGTTTGTGGATGAGGTCGAAGTcaaggatggcaaggtggagaagaaggagtag
- a CDS encoding hypothetical protein (Match to ESTs gb|CF190972.1|CF190972, gb|CF183886.1|CF183886, gb|CF183885.1|CF183885), producing the protein MLLSVITPLLLAAASYAQQSTPRVLVYSATAPDGYRHDSIPTAINVLGQNADKYGVQFVFSEDMQMFTNETLSGFDGVMFVSNSEEVLDAPGKAALQTFFQSGGVYTGVHSASTCLTDDVNYGLALGAFFDYHPPLQTATFERLNTTHPAVANVPDRWTFQEEVYYFSTNPRDNGAVVILTVDETSYVNNGSSQGDYSNIHGSPHPIAWYIESPLSAQPFAESVSKAGRSFYTSLGHLNSTWEDETFIGHLMGGLLWALDGASTKAYGVGVVGNATAPSTNQSTATVGGSSTHGGSTAATTAVTAVAASGSSSSESNGSEQVLPSSVLMALCVSILGAVFGMGLAL; encoded by the exons ATGCTCCTCTCAGTAATtactcctctccttctggCGGCAGCCTCATATGCCCAGCAGTCGACTCCTAGAGTACTCGTCTATAGCGCTACAGCTCCAGACGGCTACCGCCACGATTCTATCCCAACTGCCATAAACGTTCTCGGTCAGAATGCTGACAAGTATGGTGTCCAATTTGTCTTTTCCGA GGATATGCAGATGTTCACCAACGAAACTTTGAGTGGTTTCGACGGTGTTATGTTCGTTTCCAACTCGGAGGAAG TGCTGGACGCACCTGGCAAGGCTGCTTTGCAGACGTTCTTCCAGTCCGGAGGAGTTTACACCGGCGTGCACTCTGCATCTACTTGTCTGACCGACGACGTCAACTATGGACTGGCTTTGGGAG ccttcttcgactACCACCCCCCACTTCAAACTGCT ACATTTGAAAGGTTGAATACTACTCACCCCGCTGTGGCTAATGTACCTGATCGATGGACCTTC caagaagaagtctACTACTTTTCGACGAATCCTCGAGACAACGGCGCTGTCGTTATCTTGACTGTTGACGAGACAAGCTACGTTA ACAACGGCAGCTCACAAGGTGATTACTCTAACATCCATGGATCCCCTCACCCAATCGCATGGTATATCGAGTCTCCCCTTTCTGCTCAGCCTTTCGCAGAGTCGGTTTCCAAAGCTGGCCGATCCTTTTACACTTCTTTGGGACACCTTAACTCCA CATGGGAGGATGAGACCTTTATAGGTCACCTCATGGGAGGCTTGTTGTGGGCTTTAGATGGAGCTTCAACTAAGGCTTACGGCGTCGGAGTCGTCGGGAACGCCACCGCTCCATCCACCAATCAAAGCACTGCTACTGTCGGCGGCTCTTCCACGCATGGCGGATCGACTGCTGCTACCACTGCTGTAACCGCTGTGGCCGCTTCTGGATCCAGCAGCTCGGAATCTAATGGCAGTGAACAGGTATTACCCAGTAGCGTCTTGATGGCGTTGTGTGTAAGTATCCTCGGGGCCGTTTTCGGGATGGGTTTGGCGCTTTAG
- a CDS encoding hypothetical protein (Match to ESTs gb|CF189914.1|CF189914, gb|CF194165.1|CF194165), with amino-acid sequence MPGPLYRDPWAAREAWRKSPIFSNKAMFRSMFPGLGTAIVAFTAYVIYDDFFAAKSSHGHAHGKEHPKTLAM; translated from the exons ATGCCAGGTCCCCTTTACCGTGATCCTTGGGCCGCCCGAGAGGCGTGGCGAAAATCCCCCATCTTCAGCAACAAGGCCATGTTCCG GAGCATGTTCCCTGGTCTCGGCACAGCGATCGTTGCTTTCACCGCCTATGTTATCTACGACGACTTTTTCGCTGCCAAATCATCACATGGCCATGCCCACGGCAAGGAGCACCCAAAGACACTTGCGATGTAG
- a CDS encoding hypothetical protein (Match to ESTs gb|CF191310.1|CF191310, gb|CF193010.1|CF193010, gb|CF189890.1|CF189890; HMMPfam hit to Tim17, Tim17/Tim22/Tim23 family, score: 188.3, E(): 1.5e-53) — protein MSAADHGRDPCPYVILNDFGGAFSMGAIGGGIWHGIKGARNSPRGERLVGSLSAIKARAPVLGGNFGVWGGLFSTFDCAVKGYRQKEDPWNAIISGFLTGGSLALRSGPKSAFGSAVGCAILLGVFEGVGVVANRMMAQPIPQMQLPEQAPPPVAPAVATA, from the exons ATGTCTGCTGCTGATCACGGACGAGACCCCTG CCCGTATGTCATCTTGAACGATTTCGGCGGTGCGTTCTCGATGGGTGCGATTGGCGGTGGTATCTGGCACGGTATCAAGGGTGCGAGAAATAGCCCCAGA GGCGAGCGTCTCGTCGGATCCCTCTCTGCTATCAAAGCCCGTGCGCCCGTGCTCGGTGGTAACTTTGGCGTTTGGGGTGGTCTTTTCTCAACTTTTGACTGTGCGGTCAAGGGGTATAGGCAAAAGGAGGATCCATGGAacgccatcatctctggTTTCTTGACAGGTGGCAGTTTGGCACTTAGGT CCGGTCCCAAGTCTGCGTTCGGATCAGCAGTCGGTTGTGCCATTCTTCTGGGAGTGTTTGAAG GTGTCGGTGTCGTCGCGAATAGGATGATGGCCCAGCCCATCCCTCAAATGCAAT TACCCGAACAAGCACCCCCGCCCGTCGCCCCCGCTGTCGCCACCGCCTAG
- a CDS encoding hypothetical protein (HMMPfam hit to RNA_pol_Rpb8, RNA polymerase Rpb8, score: 155.4, E(): 1.2e-43) yields the protein MAESSNIIFDDRFTVDTVDKDGKKFDRVSRITATSHSLSMSLTLDIANELYPLEQSETFTLTLARSLVPSELETLDSRADGDEGEEGSEVRRVKRELWRSHEQGLAEDYDYVMYGKVGKGGSTAYFSFGGLLMALRGSYRHLAGVVVGENVYLLMRK from the exons ATGGCCGAATCATCCAATATCATCTTTGACGACAGGTTCACCGTCGAT ACTGTAGACAAGGACGGCAAGAAATTTGACCGAG TGTCCCGGATAACCGCGACGTCACATTCGCTTTCCATGTCCCTCACGCTCGACATTGCCAACGAACTCTACCCACTCGAACAGTCTGAAACGTTTACGCTCACACTCGCGCGGTCGCTGGTCCCGTCGGAGCTGGAAACGTTGGATAGTCGTGCGGATGGGGAcgaaggcgaggaggggAGCGAAGTGCGGAGGGTGAAGCGAGAGTTGTGGAGGAGTCATGAGCAAGGGTTGGCGGAAGATTATGATTATGTCATGTATGGCAAGGTGGGTAAAG GCGGTAGCACGGCATACTTTTCTTTCGGTGGACTGCTCATGGCTCTCCGTGGATCGTATCGACATCTTGCGggggttgttgttggagaaAACGTGTATTTGCTCATGCGCAAGTAA
- a CDS encoding hypothetical protein (HMMPfam hit to PWWP, PWWP domain, score: 74.3, E(): 3.2e-19) gives MSSSPARDDKPAPAKKPAPRPRAAAAKPPADHKFDIGDIVLARLRGYPPWPARIANPETLPRNVLKTRPGKNPNLYCCQFFPAGDFSWLQNKDIKALSASDISSFLAQPHRKSSGGLREAYQTAQDPTEWDAQQEEIHKQQEEAEANVDELEDEDEAEVVVKAGKRKREEPKRKKAAKKEEEPKPKKAKAVSKAVSKAGDKKAVSKTEVDEDPLASDPECVKVKDWRHKLQKAFLGESMPAEPEMSHWNEVFESIESYDSMTIEALQYSKIGKVMKKIMGLTTIPLNDKYDFTRRAGKLMHQWQEFIDAANRGRVTNGQKKSARPPSAPSAAATAAEEETPAKEDKPADETPAEEKKEESAEPVAEKKEESAEPVAEKKEESAEPVTEKKEESAEPVTEGKMELDEKEKEAAAEEPAAAEKTEEVGAGEEAGAAEAPEPEAAEKPEANGEDKMQVDA, from the exons ATGTCTTCCTCCCCCGCCCGCGACGACAAGCCCGCCCCCGCAAAGAAGCCCGCGCCCAGGCCCAgggccgccgccgccaagCCCCCCGCAGACCACAAGTTTGACATCGGCGACATCGTCCTCGCCCGTCTCCGGGGATACCCTCCCTGGC CTGCCCGG ATTGCCAACCCCGAGACCCTGCCGCGCAACGTCCTCAAGACACGGCCTGGGAAGAACCCGAACCTGTACTGCTGCCAGTTCTTCCCCGCCGGCGACTT CTCCTGGCTCCAGAACAAGGACATCAAGGCCCTTTCCGCGTCCgacatctcctccttcctcgcccaGCCACACCGTAAATCGTCCGGCGGCCTCCGCGAAGCCTACCAGACCGCGCAGGACCCCACGGAATGGGATGCCCAGCAGGAAGAGATCCACAAGCAGCAGGAAGAGGCCGAGGCGAACGTGGACGAGctcgaggatgaggacgaggcCGAGGTTGTCGTAAaggctggaaagagaaagcgGGAAGAGCccaagaggaaaaaggccgccaagaaggaggaagagccaAAGCCGAAAAAGGCCAAGGCGGTGTCCAAGGCGGTGTCCAAGGCGGGAGATAAAAAGGCAGTTTCCAAGACCGAGGTCGATGAAG ACCCTCTGGCGAGCGACCCAGAGTGTGTAAAGGTGAAGGACTGGAGACACAAGCTGCAAAAGGCGTTTTTGGGAGAGTCTATGCCTGCCGAACCT GAAATGTCCCACTGGAACGAAGTGTTTGAGTCTATCGAGTCTTACGACTCGATGACAATAGAAGCGCTTCAGTACTCCAAGATTGGCAAGG tcatgaagaagattatgGGCCTCACCACTATTCCCCTGAACGACAAGTATGATTTCACCAGGCGTGCTGGAAAGCTTATGCACCAG TGGCAAGAATTCATCGATGCTGCTAACCGAGGACGTGTGACCAACGGTCAAAAAAAGTCTGCTCGCCCCCCCTCCGCCccctccgccgccgccaccgccgctgaagaagagacgcCTGCCAAGGAGGACAAGCCTGCTGACGAGACGCCCGccgaggagaaaaaggaagagtcTGCCGAGCCGgtggcggagaagaaggaagagtctGCCGAGCCGgtggcggagaagaaggaagagtctGCCGAGCCCGTgacggaaaagaaggaagagtcgGCCGAGCCCGTGACGGAGGGGAAAATGGAGCTCgacgaaaaggaaaaagaggctgctgctgaagaGCCCGCCGCGGCTGAAAAGACGGAAGAGGTGGGGGCGGGGGAAGAGGCAGGGGCGGCAGAAGCTCCCGAACCTGAAGCCGCCGAGAAACCAGAGGCGAACGGCGAGGACAAGATGCAAGTCGACGCATAA
- a CDS encoding hypothetical protein (HMMPfam hit to DUF907, Fungal protein of unknown function (DUF907), score: -0.7, E(): 8.1e-15), whose translation MRIPLFILTFLFSLFSLATTPVAADSGVLYTDAVTYCAEAKAVIVDEFDITYHRSNGSVTFSFSLASVESNLNTSVNLYINAYGIQIINQTLELCELLQGVICPLPQVNFTGYGTYPIPEEYLSKIPSIAYTVPNIEAYARVQLIRVENNEVAACLQATLANGKTAHQKGVIWASAMFTLVAFLVAIWHTASGTSTSPIQYRWFDILFIFQAAAASGLLHLNYPLVYTNFVQNFHWALGLFYSSNMQSSIKKMREKTGGSMDSTAYSDVQYINRKLSPYNVYISNDGILSSPESLAAFFKENALSKRSLEHFAKRATIPSVLPQNVTTDINTGLPVYTNTLKIPEANAYDTIWFVFLALIGIFVAFHVLLFGIVFLFDRMGRKRSHLGWAARLRRMWWPFCIGNSLRLCLIGFFPIWIFAFWQFHIGDSGLSIFWAVFGILLTLVPLATAFVLSLLRARRISSTSPEINSLYTSFRYFHSIGVLYRQYRQKFHYFWFAPFILAMIARAGFIAFGPTSAWAQVIGNLVVEFIILVALLACRPHKDKKGDWLGAFLSLCRLIAIGLLIAFIPDMNVTPIPRAVIAFVIIVFYGVPVVLLFIGFLWNIGYGYLWCKHSTRIEDGLEVERFSPTSSNSSVPPPMMKNIDAATFVSSDGAAASRGSLSMGGAGATGAGAGFGGGAAAAGAGLGRRSSLMEPVGDNVYEASGSSADGALSSPPVTTYNPYGKEEIGYPYDPQNSQLAYEQAAMGRGGVNGAGSPIDEKQWSRRY comes from the exons ATGAGAATACCACTATTCATCTTGacattcctcttctccctcttctctctcgccaCCACACCTGTAGCAGCCGACAGCGGTGTTCTTTACACCGACGCAGTCACCTACTGTGCCGAAGCCAAGGCGGTCATCGTCGACGAGTTTGACATTACCTATCACCGCTCAAACGGGTCCGTCacattctcattctcattaGCCTCGGTCGAGTCAAATTTAAATACCTCGGTCAATTTGTATATCAATGCCTATGGTATCCAGATCATCAACCAAACTCTGGAGCTTTGTGAACTTCTCCAGGGAGTGATCTGTCCATTGCCCCAAGTCAATTTCACCG GTTATGGTACCTATCCCATCCCCGAGGAATATCTTTCCAAGATCCCATCTATCGCCTATACCGTTCCCAACATTGAGGCGTATGCCCGTGTCCAACTCATTCGCGTGGAGAACAATGAAGTCGCCGCTTGTCTACAAGCGACATTGGCCAACGGCAAGACCGCACACCAAAAAGGCGTTATATGGGCATCCGCCATGTTCACACTCGTAGCCTTCCTCGTTGCTATCTGGCATACCGCCTCGGGTACTTCCACCTCACCAATACAGTACCGGTGGTTTGATATCctgttcatcttccaagcTGCAGCCGCATCAGGCCTGTTGCATCTCAATTACCCGCTCGTGTATACCAATTTTGTCCAAAACTTTCACTGGGCATTGGGATTGTTTTACTCTTCAAATATGCAGAGTAGCATTAAGAAAATGAGAGAAAAGACGGGCGGATCGATGGATTCGACTGCGTACTCTGACGTGCAATACATCAACCGCAAATTATCCCCATACAACGTCTACATCTCTAACGATGGCATTCTATCTTCCCCCGAAAGTCTCGCAGCTTTCTTCAAGGAGAATGCTCTTAGCAAAAGAAGTCTGGAGCATTTCGCCAAGCGCGCCACTATCCCTTCTGTTTTGCCGCAGAACGTGACCACCGATATCAACACTGGTCTCCCAGTTTACACCAACACCCTGAAGATCCCCGAGGCCAACGCTTACGATACCATCTGGTTCGTCTTCCTCGCGCTGATCGGCATCTTTGTCGCTTTCCACGTTTTGCTCTTTGGCATCGTGTTTTTATTCGACCGTATGGGCAGGAAGAGGTCTCACCTCGGTTGGGCGGcaaggttgagaaggatgtgGTGGCCTTTTTGTATTGGTAACTCTTTGCGTTTG TGCCTTATCGGTTTCTTCCCCATTTGgatctttgccttttggCAATTCCACATTGGCGACTCTGGGCTTTCCATTTTCTGGGCTGTATTCGGTATTCTCCTCACCCTCGTCCCTCTCGCCACAGCCTTCGtactctccctcctccgtGCTCGACGAATCTCATCCACGTCCCCCGAGATAAACTCGCTATACACTTCTTTCCGCTACTTTCACTCTATCGGCGTGCTTTACCGCCAATACCGCCAGAAATTCCACTACTTTTGGTTCGCCCCGTTCATACTCGCCATGATCGCCCGAGCAGGCTTTATCGCGTTCGGCCCTACCTCTGCGTGGGCTCAAGTAATTGGTAACCTCGTCGTCGAgttcatcatccttgtcGCTCTCCTCGCCTGTAGGCCGcacaaggacaagaagggtGATTGGCTCGGCGCGTTTTTGAGTCTATGTAGATTAATTGCAATCGGGTTATTGATCGCTTTCATCCCCGATATGAACGTTACGCCCATCCCGCGTGCGGTTATCGCATTCGTAATCATCGTCTTCTACGGTGTACCcgtcgtcctcctcttcattggTTTCCTCTGGAACATTGGCTACGGTTATCTCTGGTGCAAGCACTCGACCCGGATCGAAGATGGTCTCGAGGTCGAGCGATTCTCACCTACCtcatccaattcttccGTGCCTCCTCCAATGATGAAGAACATCGATGCAGCGACATTCGTGTCTTCCGATGGTGCTGCCGCTTCTCGAGGTTCACTTTCCATGGGCGGCGCCGGTGCGACTGGTGCGGGAGCTGGATTTGGAGGCGGAGCGGCGGCGGCAGGAGCAGGGTTAGGAAGACGATCATCATTGATGGAGCCTGTTGGGGATAACGTATATGAGGCAAGCGGGAGTAGCGCGGACGGCgcgctttcttctccacctgTCACAACTTATAACCCTTacgggaaagaagaaattgGATATCCATATGATCCACAGAACTCTCAGCTGGCGTATGAGCAAGCGGCGATGGGTAGAGGAGGAGTCAATGGCGCTGGATCGCCGATAGATGAGAAGCAGTGGTCAAGACGGTATTGA